The genomic DNA GAGGCGATCGCGGTCTTCGAGCCTCTCGAGACCTGGAACGACGCCTCATCTGCCGAACTCGTCGACCTCGAGGGGCGCACCGGAGTGAAGCCCGTGGAGTTCGTCCTGCAGGACGAGGTGTACGGAAAGGCCATGTCCCTCGATCCAGCACTGCGCGAACAGTGCCGTGACATGTACCGACGGTCGGCCGAGGTATGCGCTGAGATCGGTGCCGTCATGGAGATCGAGTACGAGTACGGATCGCAGGATCCGTTGCCGCTGTTCGACCCGTATCAGCAGCTGACCGCCGACCAGCGTGACGCGTTCGTGGCCTTCTACCGGGAGCTCCTGATCCATGTCGAAGGATCACGGGCCCGCGTGCTGCTCGAGCCGATCAACCGCTACGAGAGCCGTTACCTCAACTGCGTCATTGACAATCTCGCCGTGATCGAGGAGGCGGCCCACCCCCAGGCCGGCCTGCTGCCGGACCTGTTCCACCTGTCCATCGAGGAGGGCGACCCGGCCGCTTCACTGCGAGGGGCCGGTGACCAGGTCGCCCACGTGCATCTCGGGGACAGCAACCGACTGCTCCCGGGCAGCGGCCATCTGGACTGGCCGAGCATCATCGAGGCCCTGCGTGACATCCGGTACGACGGATACCTCAACCTGGAGTGCTCGACGGAGGGGGACCCGGAGAAGTCCTTGCCCGCCACCGCGAGATTCCTGCGAGACCTGCTGTGATCCGGCCCCTGACGGCTCCGTTCTTCGAGATCGGTCCGAAGAATCTGCTCCGACGCAGAGCACTGGAGGAACTGGCTCTCGCGGCTGGAGCGGCTGCGAGCCGACACGGCATCACCGTTGTCCTCACGGTGCCCAGTGTGATGGTCGCCCCCGTCGCCGACCTGCATTCGGGGGTGCTCGTCTTCGCGCAGAGCATGGATGTCGACGAGATGGGGCCCTCCGTCGGCCGGGTGACAGTGGAGGCACTCGTCGATGCCGGTGCGGACGGCGTCATGCTCAACCACGACGCGGCCCCTCTCGACGAGGGGACCCTGGCGGCCGCTGTGCGGCGAGCCCGGTCGATCGGACTGAGGACGATCGTTGTGGCCGGCACCCATGCCGAAGCCCTTCACGCCGCCGCACTCGGACCGACCGCCGTGCTTCTCGAGCCGTCCGAGCTCATCGGCACGGTCGGCGCGGGTGAGCGGACATGGATCCCCTCGGTGAACCAGGCCCTGCACCAGGTGGACCCCCAGATTCTCGCGATGCATGCTGGGGGCGTCGGAAGCCCCGAGGCCGCGCGATCGATCATGGCCTCTGGAGCGGACGGCACCGGATCCACCAGCGGCGTGCTCGCCGCGACAGACCCCCTCCGTGCGGCGGCGGCATTCATCGCTGCTGCCAAGGAGGGCTGGGAAAGCACACCATTCGAAGACAGCACGAGGAGTGAATCATGAGGACGGATCTCACGGGGAACGTCGCAGTCGTCACAGGCGGAGCTCGAGGCATCGGCCTGACAGTGGCGCAGGCGCTCGCCGCCGACGGTGCGGATGTTGCGCTGCTGGACCTCCTGGACACCGTCGAGGAGACTGCGGCCGGTATTGCCGACTTTCACGGAGTGCGCGCGATGGGACGCCGTCTGGACGTGACCGACCAGGAGGCCACGAACGCCGCCTTCGCCGAGATCGGAGACGAGCTCGGCGTCCCTCAGGTGATGCTCAGTGCGGCGGGGATCGAGATCAACGGGCCCTCGATCGACGTGTCGGCGGAAGACTGGCGGGCGGTGATCGATGTCAACCTCACGGGGACATTCTTCGCGGCTCAGGCGTTCGGACGAGGACTGCTCGAATCCGGCCTGCCCGGTAGCGCGGTCCTCATCGCCTCGATGTCCGGTCTGATCGTCAACGTCCCGCAGTGGGCGGCTTCGTACAACTCGTCCAAGGCTGCCGTCGCCCACCTGGGCAAGTCCCTCGCCGTGGAATGGGCGCCCTCCGGAATTCGCGTCAACT from Brachybacterium sacelli includes the following:
- a CDS encoding sugar phosphate isomerase/epimerase family protein, with the translated sequence MPGDSLTEKAEKLARWGYEAIAVFEPLETWNDASSAELVDLEGRTGVKPVEFVLQDEVYGKAMSLDPALREQCRDMYRRSAEVCAEIGAVMEIEYEYGSQDPLPLFDPYQQLTADQRDAFVAFYRELLIHVEGSRARVLLEPINRYESRYLNCVIDNLAVIEEAAHPQAGLLPDLFHLSIEEGDPAASLRGAGDQVAHVHLGDSNRLLPGSGHLDWPSIIEALRDIRYDGYLNLECSTEGDPEKSLPATARFLRDLL
- a CDS encoding triose-phosphate isomerase, producing the protein MIRPLTAPFFEIGPKNLLRRRALEELALAAGAAASRHGITVVLTVPSVMVAPVADLHSGVLVFAQSMDVDEMGPSVGRVTVEALVDAGADGVMLNHDAAPLDEGTLAAAVRRARSIGLRTIVVAGTHAEALHAAALGPTAVLLEPSELIGTVGAGERTWIPSVNQALHQVDPQILAMHAGGVGSPEAARSIMASGADGTGSTSGVLAATDPLRAAAAFIAAAKEGWESTPFEDSTRSES
- a CDS encoding SDR family oxidoreductase; the protein is MRTDLTGNVAVVTGGARGIGLTVAQALAADGADVALLDLLDTVEETAAGIADFHGVRAMGRRLDVTDQEATNAAFAEIGDELGVPQVMLSAAGIEINGPSIDVSAEDWRAVIDVNLTGTFFAAQAFGRGLLESGLPGSAVLIASMSGLIVNVPQWAASYNSSKAAVAHLGKSLAVEWAPSGIRVNSIAPGYVLTDLTRQIIEQEPELEADWVARIPQGRMATPQDLTGLVSFLASDASEYLTGQQIVIDGGYTAV